In the genome of Nymphaea colorata isolate Beijing-Zhang1983 chromosome 9, ASM883128v2, whole genome shotgun sequence, one region contains:
- the LOC116260547 gene encoding proline-rich receptor-like protein kinase PERK8 isoform X1, producing the protein MEAASPSPGSDPLSSSPPPSQDATGPGVLADPPSPKNQHAPPSLPDASAAAPTPPALVPLQPSGPLASSSPPPLLPSQPPPAPPLVPSPASSSAPPPSPPLVSPSPSLSSPSPLPPSLPLVPPPLPSSPPPPELTAPPSKASPLPPSTPSPSHSPSAPDLPVSPPSPPLPSPSSIVSSPPPPPPSPRPHKHPLSPARPKLPPAPANFSTLRHPPTSPAPSSAKLPPPPLSHPKVQSPLSSLRSHPASSSAPPPSSLPKAVIPSNISSTKSSSISSNSGWRSPTSGSSRNSAVAKFCGVVGGVAIFGLIALILYNAYARKKRRNRHGSADDYVDSLPRSVLQHSGSAAAFYRHMDELSGSASSHSKHRNMQSPRSPYPLRNGSGSDGFGTHIRQDSNGIGYSKFFTFQELSDATNGFSAQKILGQGGFGCVYKGRLPDGREVAVKQLKIGSTQGEREFRAEVETISRIHHRHLVSLVGYCIDYDQRLLVYEYVPNNTLDYHLHGERRPVMDWKTRLKVAAGAARGIAYLHEDCHPRIIHRDIKSSNILLDGNFEAQVSDFGLAKLTLDADSHVTTRVMGTFGYLAPEYASSGKLTDKSDVFSFGVVLLELITGRKPVDTSRPLGDESLVEWARPLLQDALESTNFQRLADPRLEYVENEMFRMVEAAAACIRHSAELRPRMGQVARALSSEIDVSDLNNGMKPGQSRMFDNAEISKEIRMFKKMAFGPGSSTSFTSATDRDSGHSSGHQ; encoded by the exons ATGGAAGCAGCATCTCCATCTCCTGGTTCAGACCCTTTATCTTCTTCGCCACCACCTTCACAAGATGCTACAGGACCAGGCGTTTTAGCTGATCCACCTTCTCCCAAGAACCAACATGCACCCCCTTCTCTTCCTGATGCATCAGCAGCAGCACCAACGCCACCTGCTCTGGTGCCACTTCAACCTTCTGGACCTCTCgcctcctcttctcctccacccCTTCTTCCCTCACAGCCTCCTCCTGCTCCTCCTCTGGTTCCTTCACCTGCTTCATCTTCTGCTCCTCCTCCTTCGCCACCTCTTGTATCTCCTTCACCATCATTGTCCTCACCATCACCATTGCCACCTTCTTTGCCCCTTGTTCCACCGCCACTGCCTTCCTCTCCGCCACCACCTGAATTGACAGCTCCACCATCTAAAGCTTCACCTTTGCCACCGTCAACCCCATCGCCTTCGCATTCTCCTTCGGCACCTGATTTGCCTGTATCTCCACCTTCACCTCCTTTACCATCACCGTCATCTATAGTTtcttctcctccaccaccaccaccatcaccacgaCCACACAAGCATCCCCTGTCCCCTGCTCGTCCGAAGCTACCACCAGCACCTGCAAACTTCTCCACATTGCGGCACCCTCCGACATCGCCGGCGCCGTCTAGTGCAAAGctacctcctcctcctctttctcacCCCAAGGTTCAGTCACCTCTCTCATCTTTGAGGTCGCACCCAGCTTCGTCTTCTGCACCACCACCGTCTAGTCTCCCAAAGGCTGTGATACCGTCAAATATTTCTTCCACGAAGTCATCTAGTATCAGTTCCAACAGCGGATGGAGGTCTCCGACATCGGGTTCTAGCAGGAATTCTGCTGTGGCTAAGTTCTGTGGTGTTGTGGGAGGAGTGGCCATTTTTGGCTTGATTGCGCTTATCTTGTATAACGCCTACgcgaggaagaaaaggagaaatcgACATGGATCTGCGGATGATTACGTTGATTCTTTGCCTAGAAGCGTTTTGCAACACTCAG GTTCCGCTGCAGCATTTTACAGGCACATGGATGAATTATCTGGAAGTGCTTCTTCCCACTCTAAGCATCGGAACATGCAATCACCACGATCACCTTATCCATTGAGAAATGGCTCTGGAAGTGATGGTTTTGGTACACATATAAGACAAGATTCAAACGGGATTGGTTACTCCAAATTCTTCACTTTCCAAGAATTATCAGATGCAACCAATGGGTTTTCAgctcaaaaaattttgggtcAAGGTGGATTTGGGTGTGTATACAAAGGTCGCCTACCAGATGGAAGAGAAGTTGCAGTGAAGCAACTCAAAATTGGTAGTACACAGGGAGAACGGGAGTTCAGAGCTGAAGTAGAGACTATTAGTCGCATTCATCACCGTCATCTGGTTTCTTTGGTAGGCTACTGCATTGACTATGACCAAAGATTGCTCGTCTATGAGTATGTACCGAACAACACACTTGATTATCACCTGCATG GAGAAAGAAGGCCTGTAATGGACTGGAAAACAAGACTCAAGGTTGCTGCAGGTGCGGCTCGCGGAATAGCATACCTTCATGAAGATT GCCATCCCCGTATTATCCACAGAGACATAAAATCTTCAAACATTCTGTTGGATGGCAATTTTGAAGCCCAG GTTTCAGATTTTGGTCTTGCAAAGTTGACCTTGGATGCTGATTCGCATGTAACAACCCGTGTCATGGGAACCTTTGG TTACTTGGCTCCTGAGTATGCATCTAGCGGCAAGTTGACTGATAAATCTGATGTCTTCTCTTTTGGGGTTGTGCTACTAGAACTTATCACAGGGCGGAAACCAGTTGATACATCTCGGCCTTTGGGAGATGAGAGTCTGGTTGAGTGG GCTCGTCCTTTGTTGCAAGATGCACTTGAGTCGACCAATTTCCAACGGTTAGCTGATCCAAGGCTTGAGTATGTTGAGAATGAGATGTTTCGAATGgttgaggcagcagcagcatgTATACGTCATTCTGCTGAATTGAGACCACGCATGGGACAG GTAGCAAGAGCGCTTAGCAGTGAAATAGATGTTTCAGATTTGAACAATGGGATGAAACCGGGCCAGAGCAGAATGTTTGACAATGCAgagatttcaaaagaaataagaatGTTTAAGAAGATGGCATTTGGTCCAGGGTCAAGTACTTCTTTTACCAGTGCAACTGACCGAGATTCTGGTCACTCTAGTGGGCATCAATGA
- the LOC116260548 gene encoding probable calcium-binding protein CML15 yields MTMEMKVEHLNQLREIFNRFDMDSDGSLTQLELAAFLRSLGLISNAAGGPLPGDQVRLLLGHMDANGNGLVEFHEMVEAIAPELSRQEELLRLFQAFDQDGNGYITAAELARSMAKLGHALTLRELTDMIREADSDGDGAISFPEFASVMAKSAADSKLGGKF; encoded by the coding sequence atgacgaTGGAGATGAAGGTGGAGCATCTGAATCAGCTCAGGGAGATATTCAATCGGTTCGATATGGATTCCGACGGCAGCCTCACCCAGCTAGAGCTCGCCGCCTTCCTCCGCTCCCTCGGCCTTATCAGCAACGCGGCCGGCGGCCCCTTGCCGGGCGACCAGGTCCGCCTACTCCTCGGTCACATGGACGCCAACGGCAATGGCCTGGTCGAGTTCCACGAGATGGTCGAAGCCATCGCGCCGGAGCTCAGCAGGCAGGAGGAGCTTCTCCGCCTCTTCCAGGCCTTCGACCAGGACGGCAACGGCTACATCACCGCCGCGGAGCTCGCCCGCTCCATGGCCAAGCTCGGCCACGCCCTCACCCTCCGCGAGCTCACCGACATGATTCGGGAGGCCGACTCCGACGGCGATGGCGCCATCAGCTTCCCGGAGTTTGCCTCCGTCATGGCGAAGTCGGCCGCCGATTCCAAACTTGGCGGAAAATTTTAG
- the LOC116260547 gene encoding proline-rich receptor-like protein kinase PERK8 isoform X2 — MEAASPSPGSDPLSSSPPPSQDATGPGVLADPPSPKNQHAPPSLPDASAAAPTPPALVPLQPSGPLASSSPPPLLPSQPPPAPPLVPSPASSSAPPPSPPLVSPSPSLSSPSPLPPSLPLVPPPLPSSPPPPELTAPPSKASPLPPSTPSPSHSPSAPDLPVSPPSPPLPSPSSIVSSPPPPPPSPRPHKHPLSPARPKLPPAPANFSTLRHPPTSPAPSSAKLPPPPLSHPKVQSPLSSLRSHPASSSAPPPSSLPKAVIPSNISSTKSSSISSNSGWRSPTSGSSRNSAVAKFCGVVGGVAIFGLIALILYNAYARKKRRNRHGSADDYVDSLPRSVLQHSAFYRHMDELSGSASSHSKHRNMQSPRSPYPLRNGSGSDGFGTHIRQDSNGIGYSKFFTFQELSDATNGFSAQKILGQGGFGCVYKGRLPDGREVAVKQLKIGSTQGEREFRAEVETISRIHHRHLVSLVGYCIDYDQRLLVYEYVPNNTLDYHLHGERRPVMDWKTRLKVAAGAARGIAYLHEDCHPRIIHRDIKSSNILLDGNFEAQVSDFGLAKLTLDADSHVTTRVMGTFGYLAPEYASSGKLTDKSDVFSFGVVLLELITGRKPVDTSRPLGDESLVEWARPLLQDALESTNFQRLADPRLEYVENEMFRMVEAAAACIRHSAELRPRMGQVARALSSEIDVSDLNNGMKPGQSRMFDNAEISKEIRMFKKMAFGPGSSTSFTSATDRDSGHSSGHQ, encoded by the exons ATGGAAGCAGCATCTCCATCTCCTGGTTCAGACCCTTTATCTTCTTCGCCACCACCTTCACAAGATGCTACAGGACCAGGCGTTTTAGCTGATCCACCTTCTCCCAAGAACCAACATGCACCCCCTTCTCTTCCTGATGCATCAGCAGCAGCACCAACGCCACCTGCTCTGGTGCCACTTCAACCTTCTGGACCTCTCgcctcctcttctcctccacccCTTCTTCCCTCACAGCCTCCTCCTGCTCCTCCTCTGGTTCCTTCACCTGCTTCATCTTCTGCTCCTCCTCCTTCGCCACCTCTTGTATCTCCTTCACCATCATTGTCCTCACCATCACCATTGCCACCTTCTTTGCCCCTTGTTCCACCGCCACTGCCTTCCTCTCCGCCACCACCTGAATTGACAGCTCCACCATCTAAAGCTTCACCTTTGCCACCGTCAACCCCATCGCCTTCGCATTCTCCTTCGGCACCTGATTTGCCTGTATCTCCACCTTCACCTCCTTTACCATCACCGTCATCTATAGTTtcttctcctccaccaccaccaccatcaccacgaCCACACAAGCATCCCCTGTCCCCTGCTCGTCCGAAGCTACCACCAGCACCTGCAAACTTCTCCACATTGCGGCACCCTCCGACATCGCCGGCGCCGTCTAGTGCAAAGctacctcctcctcctctttctcacCCCAAGGTTCAGTCACCTCTCTCATCTTTGAGGTCGCACCCAGCTTCGTCTTCTGCACCACCACCGTCTAGTCTCCCAAAGGCTGTGATACCGTCAAATATTTCTTCCACGAAGTCATCTAGTATCAGTTCCAACAGCGGATGGAGGTCTCCGACATCGGGTTCTAGCAGGAATTCTGCTGTGGCTAAGTTCTGTGGTGTTGTGGGAGGAGTGGCCATTTTTGGCTTGATTGCGCTTATCTTGTATAACGCCTACgcgaggaagaaaaggagaaatcgACATGGATCTGCGGATGATTACGTTGATTCTTTGCCTAGAAGCGTTTTGCAACACTCAG CATTTTACAGGCACATGGATGAATTATCTGGAAGTGCTTCTTCCCACTCTAAGCATCGGAACATGCAATCACCACGATCACCTTATCCATTGAGAAATGGCTCTGGAAGTGATGGTTTTGGTACACATATAAGACAAGATTCAAACGGGATTGGTTACTCCAAATTCTTCACTTTCCAAGAATTATCAGATGCAACCAATGGGTTTTCAgctcaaaaaattttgggtcAAGGTGGATTTGGGTGTGTATACAAAGGTCGCCTACCAGATGGAAGAGAAGTTGCAGTGAAGCAACTCAAAATTGGTAGTACACAGGGAGAACGGGAGTTCAGAGCTGAAGTAGAGACTATTAGTCGCATTCATCACCGTCATCTGGTTTCTTTGGTAGGCTACTGCATTGACTATGACCAAAGATTGCTCGTCTATGAGTATGTACCGAACAACACACTTGATTATCACCTGCATG GAGAAAGAAGGCCTGTAATGGACTGGAAAACAAGACTCAAGGTTGCTGCAGGTGCGGCTCGCGGAATAGCATACCTTCATGAAGATT GCCATCCCCGTATTATCCACAGAGACATAAAATCTTCAAACATTCTGTTGGATGGCAATTTTGAAGCCCAG GTTTCAGATTTTGGTCTTGCAAAGTTGACCTTGGATGCTGATTCGCATGTAACAACCCGTGTCATGGGAACCTTTGG TTACTTGGCTCCTGAGTATGCATCTAGCGGCAAGTTGACTGATAAATCTGATGTCTTCTCTTTTGGGGTTGTGCTACTAGAACTTATCACAGGGCGGAAACCAGTTGATACATCTCGGCCTTTGGGAGATGAGAGTCTGGTTGAGTGG GCTCGTCCTTTGTTGCAAGATGCACTTGAGTCGACCAATTTCCAACGGTTAGCTGATCCAAGGCTTGAGTATGTTGAGAATGAGATGTTTCGAATGgttgaggcagcagcagcatgTATACGTCATTCTGCTGAATTGAGACCACGCATGGGACAG GTAGCAAGAGCGCTTAGCAGTGAAATAGATGTTTCAGATTTGAACAATGGGATGAAACCGGGCCAGAGCAGAATGTTTGACAATGCAgagatttcaaaagaaataagaatGTTTAAGAAGATGGCATTTGGTCCAGGGTCAAGTACTTCTTTTACCAGTGCAACTGACCGAGATTCTGGTCACTCTAGTGGGCATCAATGA